In a genomic window of Alphaproteobacteria bacterium:
- the rph gene encoding ribonuclease PH, translated as MRASGRAYDQLRPISLEPGFSKYAEGSCLARFGETHVICTASVEERVPSFLRNSGKGWVTAEYGMLPRATHDRTDREAAKGKQSGRTQEIQRLIGRSLRSVIDLAVLGERQIKIDCDVIQADGGTRTASITGACVALWLACEKMRALGMVKAHPMTDLVAAISCGLVDGHACLDLEYTEDSNAQADANFVLTAKGNIVEVQATAEKEAFGRTDFDALMGLAEKGIAELVACQKKVLGL; from the coding sequence ATGAGAGCCTCGGGCCGCGCCTATGACCAGCTTCGCCCCATTTCGCTGGAACCCGGCTTTTCCAAATATGCCGAAGGCTCGTGTCTGGCCCGGTTCGGCGAGACGCATGTCATCTGCACCGCCTCGGTCGAGGAGCGCGTGCCCTCTTTCCTGCGCAATAGCGGCAAAGGTTGGGTGACTGCGGAATATGGCATGCTGCCCCGCGCCACCCATGACCGCACCGACCGCGAGGCGGCCAAGGGCAAGCAATCGGGTCGTACCCAGGAAATTCAACGGCTTATCGGGCGTTCTTTACGGTCGGTGATCGACTTGGCGGTGCTGGGCGAGCGTCAGATCAAGATCGATTGCGACGTCATTCAGGCCGATGGCGGCACGCGCACCGCCTCGATCACTGGCGCTTGCGTCGCCTTATGGCTGGCCTGCGAGAAGATGCGCGCCCTTGGCATGGTGAAGGCGCATCCGATGACTGATCTGGTGGCCGCCATTTCCTGCGGCCTGGTGGATGGTCATGCCTGCCTGGATCTTGAATATACTGAGGATTCAAACGCCCAGGCCGACGCCAATTTCGTGCTGACCGCCAAAGGAAATATCGTTGAGGTTCAGGCCACCGCCGAGAAAGAGGCCTTCGGCCGCACAGATTTCGACGCGCTTATGGGTCTGGCCGAGAAGGGCATCGCCGAGCTGGTGGCTTGCCAAAAGAAAGTTCTGGGATTGTAA